The genomic stretch CGAGGGCTTGATGTTTAACATATTTGGGGATTTAAAATCTCAATCATACGGAATACAACGCAAGAGTATTTCCACGCCAGTTTACTATGAGGCCGTGGCAATACTCTTGTTGAGCCGGGCCATTGTGGGTCTCCCACAATTACATGAATGCACATGTTACACCAGCTTATTATCAAATCTGTAAGATGTTGTTCAGTAGCTGACCATCCAGCTActgcatcaaccgtgcagttacACTTTATGTCTATTGAttagaatacaattttaaagttcagttaatacaattatatcttaataaataaatgttgaaagcTAACAGTCACATAATTTAAATCCAGAGTTACATTTCGTAATGTCGTAAGTTGCCCAGATTTTTTTCATTGAATCGTTTTCAGGACTACTATGTGTATGACTGAGTGTCATTTAATAACTGGCGCTTTGTGTATCATCATATACCAAATCGACCAAAGTGTTGGAGGTGTAGTTATAAATTGGCAGATCATTCGAACTTATTACAGACTGTATTAAATGACTTTTCTGTAAATAGTCATTGTAATATTAACGTTTTCCCTAAACAGTTAGTTAGGTAGAAATTCAAGAAGCCGATGATACATTTTTAAGTGGATGTATAGCATGGTAAGTTAGAAAAggaataaagtaatattattatgtgacaGTAGAAACTAACTCGTTGATAGAGTACTACTGTTGGTCTCGATATCTGGATTGATAATCCTTGACTCTCAGATGAGGTCCTTCCCTGAACCAATCATCCCCCATTTAATAGGATTTCAGATTCATCGAGATGGAGGATTACGATACagaaacttttaatttatttggagTAGAATACGTTTAGATATAAGTATTAGATATCTTCTTGTTACATAAGTCAAAATGAAATTAGGATATTTTccttttcattattaaaaacagtcatttaatatataaagtcatttaatattacttttactgctaattattaagttaaaatagctaatatttgttgaataatttatatttggttACATTTTTGCAACAGGCGTAGCATACCTAACTACATAAGTAGCATTGCATTTAAAATGTAGCAGAATAAAAACAACTGTAgataattatgaatttataaGATAAGAAAAAGGCCGTAAAGAGAGACTCTGCTTTAAACACTTGTGATGGAAATTGGAAAATGTCAGGGGCAAGGCGGTAGTGTCTTTGAAGCTCGACTGTTCGACTGAGAttccttttaaatattttaaaagttctaGGGAACTGTCAGCGTTAAGTACTCTTGTACTGCTATTATTAAAGGTCTTCTTGCTACGTTAATGTCTTCTTTAAAGTCGCCGATGACATTAATTACTTACTttcagtttatttatataatacaataatataatttgtaattgaaaattaagAAGTAAATACGTCATGTTGATATTAGCAGTGGTTACTTAGAACACCccaaaaaatgtattatgaagataaaaaaacaaaacactttacTTTAAGTAAGGTCGTATTTCCCTATTAAATGAAAAGATCATCagcaaaataaattagtatagaAATTATTACTAATGTATAGTACACACTAGACACATTAGATGTAAGCCAAAGAAAGTTGCCTTTTTAGTTATTGATAGAATATTAAGAATAATTACGTAAACACACACTTAAAttaatgacataattatttactgaCATTACGTATTGGGGATGAGTAGCCTATTTAATACTTATCGAAATGCCTACCAATTAGTGGTTATTTTTGTACATGATACTAAAAGAGGAATCCCTGTCTGCTATTTGCAAATATGCAGGTATTAAATAATGTGGGCATAGACTGTACCAATTGTGTACAAAAGTTGCTAACCGGCTAACAACAGGaagtatttatattgtttagtaatttttggttaatatttatatagaatataaacaatggcatttatgtatgtactaatttaagatataattatgatatgaACAAATCTTTACCACCTGTATtttccctaaaaccttctcctgaGATTGAGATATGTATACTATGccgaaaaccgcatcaaaatcaatacagccaaacacgagataatcgcacatAAACGTACATACAACAtgcatacacacacatacaaacaggtgaaactgagaacctccttttttgaagtcggttaaatcgCTACGTGAATGAACGCGCTGTGCACTGACGTGAGAAATTGTAGATATGGAAAACCCATTCTGTTAATATTTCTAAGAAAGAGAAACTCATGAGATCTTGATAGTTACATGTGTTTATTTCACATCAGTTTAGTTCAATAGCAACATAAACCTACGTAATAATTCATTTCTATAGGAGTGTAGCAAAAATGAATATGCCATAAAAAGGATGTGAAAAAATGATACAGCACAAAAACCGAAGAAAGTGTTGTCGCGAAACAGGTTTTATTTTTGCTCAATAATACTAATAAGAGATTCGAGACCTGCGATCAATTGACCACatgttatgtacctattatataaataaatagttacttcATAATCTCATGAATACAACGTTGATGTACATCAATGGGTTACGTCCAGAATCCTGGCATTTATGGGTTGAAAACGGAGATTAGTTAATATAAGcgcatattatgtacataaatattgtaatttcagaaaaggtattaaaattaaaaggcaTGTAGTAGTAAAACTTTGTCTCATACTAGCCTCGCCTGCGTTcacgtaggataaaaagtatatgttattctagatcataatctatctctgttccaaattttatcccggtcccttcagcagttttgacgtgattggaTAACAAACATACTCTaggtaaatataaaagtaagatAGTAAGCTTGAATCTAcaacaatttatgtttattgaaaaattacAAGTGAATAAATTATGCCTATGCATGCCTTTACTACGTACACATTGATCACcgatatttaatgaaaaatagataaaacattattcatCCTCATGTTGACAAGTCATCAAGGTATTCCGAAAAAAATTAAGGATCCCAAGTATGAGTGGGCAATTTCGAAATTGTGTTCGTTTAGACATGTGTTGACATACGCTGAAGAAAAACTTCGtggaaaaacacattttttctcCGTATGAAAAGGGGTTCTGTGGGACAGTTACAAACTGATTGATATCAATGATATTTCATCCCTCTACGATACTACATAGTTAGGAGCTACGATCTACGAAAGGTTCTCTTTGTGAAAATTGAAGaaaattgcattattttttaGACATGTAACATAATTTTTCATGCAATTTGTATATGGTTGACAacgaaattgaataaataagttAGAATAATGAGGATAATCGAAACCACAAGAACAACATAATcctacattttacataaaagttTAAAGTTCAAGTTCACACATTTATATAGCGTCTATTTGCTGTCTTGCACTTAAAAGCAGGAAACAGTCTATTTACTCGCGTCAAAACTGGGTATCAAATGCTTACGTTACACGTATCGCTTTGTTAGCCGTAAGTGGGTAGTCGACACATCAATCAGGCGCGTACGCATAACGTGAGTGAATATATTCGAAGAACATACTTCAAAGGCAGCAAGTAGATGTACCAGCTAAATTTGGGATCGTTTGAAACTTTGTAGAACATGTGATGCGTTGAAGAGTAGTCTGAGCAACATACTTAAGTACTCTCGAGATAAAAGAAGCAAGTACTTTCAACCACTGTTTTGTTTCATGTTATGGTATTTTACAGTGTAAAGTTATGTCCTACGGGCTGTAAACAATCTTGTGTACGTGCTGTTAAActtgtttattgtttagttccgattgaaataaaataatactatctTCATGCGTCTATTTGTTTCATTCCCTTTTATGATGTAGCATGTATTGTGGGGTTGAATATAGTGCGTTAACTACAACTATCATCTCAGGTTATATACGTAGCTTagacttaaatatatttatgagaCGTCATAAATTGTGTGATGACACATATTTTTCTTGTTACATCATGTTACTGATAACTTAAATGAGGTACTCAAAGTCTTCATATTCAATTCTGGTGTTCAGCAGAATTTTTGACTCTTAATAcaacagtttttcttttaaaatcctTATGAAATACCTTTGCCAGCCAATGTTATCAAAGATAtgctaaaagaaaatattatctaaagAGAGATGAAAATGCGTACTAAGTAGACagcgttataaaaatatttggtaactTGTTAGTGGCCTTTCATAGCGACTACAAGTTCGTACCTTTACTTAACTAATACTCTATTCATgcttttgcatattttaaaagtattaggCGTGATAGAGCTCCTCgtcttcaataaatatatttctagaCGAAAACATCACCGAAATTGTAACTTTATACTAGATGAAGTGATTTAAATCAATCGGTTGCCttttgaattatgtattttttgtataatcaaCTCGGGACTTTCCTAGAAATTCAATGGTTTTGGTACAAGTCGGTAATTGGGCCTCGTTTTTATGTTAATCGTGAACTATGACCATGAGATAAGTGGGGCAGCTTATCGAAGTTCAAACAACGGAAAGGAAAATTAGTACCACATACATTAATGTATCATCAAGGccactttgaaataaaaaaaccacATAAATGCACATATATTGCGAAAATATAGTATTCTTAAAGAGGTGCGAGACGCAGACATCGTAAATATACCTACGCCACGTTTTGTGCATACTTTGTATAGGTGTGTCATGTACTATGTATTTTCCAAACCGCAGCTGAAGCTGACATTTGTTATACAAGCGAAATGATAACATCACAAGATAATATACCATTCACATAAGAACATACCCGATGCAAATGTCGCtggtagaatattattattgtatttgtgGTACAAAGAGATTATCTCGATCGCGTTACGAGTTATGACATGTAGCTAATGTCGGATGAAGAGATGAATCAGATGTCGTAATCTGGGTTCTTGTATATGTTTCCTGTTCGATTTGTCATAAAGGTTTGGATTATAAGAAggcataatttgttttttatttacttacgtacaCAAGAATGTTACACCTTTTAATCTCCAAACAGATGATCAGAGGTATGCAATGTAACACTCATTTTCTGCGTTATTTTGTAAAATCCATATTTAAGAGTAAGCCTAGCCAAAAAAATAAgcataagttatttttaaaagtattttactaTGCTGTGAATGCGTCATATATTTGTGATTATGTCGCACATCTTAGTTACCTTGACTATATACTATGGAGCAGTATTCCATTGACAACCATTGTGGGAGTAGAAAATGTAAACTTTTTGTCCGTTAATGTTAGTGcctacgtaaaaatatttatagacagTTTAACCTAAATAGAAAGGAAAAGTGTTTGAAATCCAAACGTAGGTAGATCATAATAGAAAGTAGAGTTTATTCAATCAAGCATAAACTTCCGTAGTTTACGAGGTaaacgttttaattaatgttgCTGTTGTTTCGCTAATTATGaatgataatttattgaataatatttgaaCTCGGACGTAGTGTCTGTGCGTCAACTTCAGTGTATTGATTTGTTGACATTGTTGGAGCTATTGACGTACACGTAACGACACAACAACTGCATGCATTGACATTCCGGCTCAATTATTGGATTTGACGCATTGTCTATCTTAATAGTACATTATGTACGTAGGGACATGTCTACGTTGTTAAATAGTCGTTATTGTCAGATAACGTGTCCGATAAATTAAACAACGATCCTAAATATGGCAATACATTTTAACTATTACAAGATCGACGTGTCACGCACAGTCCGTGTCgcgtatcataaaaaaatactaaataaacattattcacTCAAACTTTTACCATTGTTTATTGTTCGTAGATACGTTAACTATCAGTGAGTTAAATTGATGAAATTATCGTTGTTACAAGACTTTAGACATGGTCTTATTAGTGAGCGGCCTAATTAGCAAATTGAATCACGCTTCAATACGCCTATCTGTATTATTTGCATGTGTGTTAGCTTGTATACACTTATCGTCGTTTAATTGCCTCTCTGACCTGTCTGTTCGATATATCTTCATTTTATGGATACGATTCCGAGAAACGCGATTCAATTGTTGTGTCTTTGTTGATATCTCGTGTTATTCAGTACCTACAGAAATAATATACGTTCGTCGTGTCGAGAGGGGCCCGTTGCGTAGTGCGTGTGGCGAATTTGGCGAGGCGTTTGTGTAGGGGTGGCAGTCGGCTGGCAGCATGGGCAGGGTGACTGAGGGCGAGGGCTGCCTGCGACGGAACCTTCGCCCTGATGACCCACAtccgcgcgccccgccgccgccgccgccgcgctctCTGCCGCATTTCTTTCTAGGTATATTCACCGTCTCAATTAGAACGTCATTAGTTTCACTTCTCTTCTATTGTCATTACTTCAAAATAATGATGCTGATTCAATGTGACGGTAGTTAAGTTAAAGtgtagtaatatattattaactgCACTATAGttgcaaaattataatttgcattaaaatatgaaatattaaaggaagtaaattatataatttaactaAGAAAGTGCGCACCTACGTTGTTTATCCAATACAGAATACTGGGAATTTCGAAGTAGTAAGTAGTTCTAGTTGAATAACACTTTATAATTATCAACTTAGCatccttaatttaaaaatagtctTAAATTACACTGTTGCTTTAAGCACTTACCTAATTAAAACTATCTtttggtaaatatttatgttagccAGATCCAGAGCATTGTTTGTCTTCTACCAACTGATAATAATGTTATCACAGTTATCAGTTCAACACACCTACTAGTGACTTCAGTTTCATGTCTGCTTGCTATGTTGTGTACGCTCTCactatgtttgttttgtatttaaaagtaaGTTTGAGTAACTCTATTACTTTCTTTTTACCCTGTGGATTACACTACTAAAATGAAAGCTACCAGGTTCAATAAGTAACTCAAATAACCATTTAGGTAtcacaaaatgttttaaatttaaacaaacaattttactcTTTGTTGTGTTGGCGGTGCATTTCATTGGTACAAGACCACGTGGTTGTCGTGATATGGTGaactatgaaattaataatattatgatgagCAGTAGTCGGAGCGAGGTATTGAGTCGGCGTGACAGCGGCGGCGCAGCGTTGACGCAGCGGGTGGCGTGGTGAAGCAAGAGGTGGAGCGAGTGGGAGAGCGGACTGCGGAGTGCGGGCGCAGGTGTACTGACCGGTGTGCGCGGGCGGGTCGGGCGGCTCGGGCGGCGGCGACGGCTCGGTGGTGTTGGAAGGCGCGCTCGCGCAAGCGGCCGCCGACGGCGCATCTTCCGCGGCGCGGGCGGAGGGCGGCGGCGACGGGCCGGGGGGAGGCGCGCAGAGCGCGACCAGCCGCAGCAGCGCCACGCACCACCACCAGAGCACGGCGGCCAGCGCGCGGGCAGCGCGCCCGACGCGGCCCGGGGCCCTCTCGCGACCGAAATACGCGCACCGTTGACTCGTGCACCGGCGAGCTCGTTCCCTCACCCGGGTATTCGTGCGGCGTCGGGACGGCTGGCGAAGCGACGCGGGTGCGCGCGCGCGGCCACACGGCGACTGGGGCGCCGTTCCCGAGAGCGTACGACCGCGCCCGAACACTATTTCGGGAGCGACGCTCCGCGCCGCTGCCGCCGCCCGCCCGCCGCACGCTGCCAATTTTACGCGAAATTGCGGGCGGGCGGTGATGCGATATGTACCACGCCGCGGCCACCTGCATCTGCGCTACCGGTGCACTGCTCAATAACATTCTGTAGGGATTTGCCTTTTTCATTGAGGGGTTTTTTGCGAGGAGAAGTTGAGGGCGCGGATCCGCACGCCGCTGCTTCGCCGCCGCCGCTCGACACGTGCGCCACCCGTCTACTCAAAATAGTCGGCGGCGAACGTGCTGCTGGCCCGTGTCAATAGATACAATGTCGCAGCTATTGGCAAGGAAACAGAGACTCGCACTATCTCACTGTCTCGCGCTCTCTGTGTTGTGAATTCTTATGCACGGTTTATatttagatgtaaaattatttctgaTATAGATAGGTGTTTGACATTACGTTGAACTCTCATACGTCGGGAAGCTCCACCTGTATAAATATTCTGTGCCATAGCAGCGTAatgtttgaaatgttatttagtaAATCTGTCATGTACCGTACCTAAATAATAAGCAACGGCTAAAATCTAGAAACAATATAACACCTCTCAATAAATGTCTCGTGTCATAATTAACagtcataaaatatgaaatgataataaactattttcatTGTTGAATTCAAATTATGATTTGATGACgtcaataaatataatgatgcaacgatttaatattaatgttagaATGAACTCGCTGGTTTTCATAGGAAATGTTTAATATGATTGCATATTACGAAATCAGTTAAAGAcgagtaacaaaataaatgtatagttcaaaaagcaaaaaaaatcacttcacaaaaaacctattttgctttttactttttgtggatttttaatttttggttttgtAGTCGCTTCttttaaacgcagttttttatttttattgtttgtttaacaGGCCTGATATACTGTGTTTAACCCAGAGGAGTACAAAGTTctcattaatataaaataatcaaccCCAAACGACAGGTAGTTACTgttaaccgttgaggagttccctTAGCTATCATACTACTTCATCATGAGGCCTTCCTAAtgaaattagttaaaaataaaattttaatcataTACGTGCTTGACTGCTCGTCATCAGGAGAAATCCAATGATCCCAAAATCAACCTTTTTACTATTAGGCAGTGGAGTTAGTCGACTAATGGGCAGGCAGTTTACACTATTTTAAatctgtattatattgtaagCTGTGTTACATAGGCTACTATTCATATTGGTTTATTGGGTATGCATGTGTGAGTGCATGGGTGCATGAAAAT from Spodoptera frugiperda isolate SF20-4 chromosome 4, AGI-APGP_CSIRO_Sfru_2.0, whole genome shotgun sequence encodes the following:
- the LOC126910645 gene encoding uncharacterized protein LOC126910645 encodes the protein MKKANPYRMLLSSAPVAQMQVAAAWYISHHRPPAISRKIGSVRRAGGGSGAERRSRNSVRARSYALGNGAPVAVWPRARTRVASPAVPTPHEYPGEGTSSPVHESTVRVFRSREGPGPRRARCPRAGRRALVVVRGAAAAGRALRASPRPVAAALRPRRGRCAVGGRLRERAFQHHRAVAAARAARPARAHRSVHLRPHSAVRSPTRSTSCFTTPPAASTLRRRCHADSIPRSDYCSS